In Holophagales bacterium, one DNA window encodes the following:
- a CDS encoding ParA family protein, giving the protein MATVISLASSKGGSGKTTTALNLAVALAETGRQVLLVDLDPQGGVGLSLAKGEREWTGLAELLQGTIDSDASIVKTKVETLALLPRGRLDAADALAFEQFIAGSGKLKEIVEQQRALRDFVLLDCPSGLGAVPRAAFAASDFVLVPLQAEPLALRSIGQVLRVIAEVRRLENPRVALLGVLPTMVDLRQDTALNVMGAAWRELASVFDTCIPRAESFARASELGIPVSFLTERTPPEVRRFRALAIEIETLLDSLAPASGGHDATVPRRLV; this is encoded by the coding sequence ATGGCTACCGTGATCAGCCTCGCCAGCTCCAAGGGCGGCTCCGGCAAGACGACGACGGCACTCAACCTCGCGGTCGCCCTCGCCGAGACCGGCCGGCAGGTCCTGCTCGTCGATCTCGACCCGCAGGGCGGCGTCGGCCTGTCGCTGGCGAAAGGGGAACGCGAGTGGACCGGGCTCGCCGAGCTGCTCCAGGGCACGATCGATTCGGACGCGTCGATCGTCAAGACCAAGGTCGAAACGCTCGCTCTCCTGCCGCGTGGACGCCTCGACGCCGCCGACGCCCTGGCGTTCGAGCAGTTCATCGCCGGCTCCGGGAAGCTGAAGGAGATCGTCGAGCAGCAGCGCGCGCTGCGCGACTTCGTCCTGCTCGACTGCCCCTCCGGCCTCGGTGCCGTGCCACGAGCCGCCTTCGCGGCGAGCGACTTCGTGCTGGTGCCGCTGCAGGCCGAGCCGTTGGCCCTGCGCAGCATCGGTCAGGTCCTCCGCGTCATCGCCGAGGTCCGCCGGCTGGAAAACCCGCGCGTCGCGCTGCTCGGCGTGCTGCCGACGATGGTCGATCTGCGCCAGGACACCGCGCTCAACGTCATGGGCGCCGCCTGGCGCGAGCTGGCGAGCGTCTTCGACACTTGCATCCCGCGCGCCGAGAGCTTCGCCCGGGCGAGCGAGCTCGGCATTCCGGTGTCCTTCCTCACCGAACGGACTCCGCCGGAGGTCCGCCGCTTCCGCGCTCTCGCCATCGAGATCGAGACCCTTCTCGACTCCCTCGCTCCCGCCTCTGGAGGCCACGATGCGACCGTACCCCGCCGACTCGTCTGA
- a CDS encoding DUF4388 domain-containing protein, with protein sequence MQHTRSAIQPAMVEGLQGSLAQTYVLDLIHFLHLSRKTGELHLHRHSPSVEGRAFFMSGSLVHVVADRLEGFAALVEIADWTQGTFSFAENVLSPRRTIEMAVPQALMEAVRVQDERAVQKNQSKERSETMPAQTRSSTDVLEEILKVPGVISAVVIGRDGFMIESAGASSSISIDNLGASLAHAVNGLEEMGAELSVNKFQDLFVEYGRAVIMCRPIGDAIVAVIAPDASKLGIIRHKVKPLVDELGHLF encoded by the coding sequence ATGCAGCACACACGCAGCGCCATTCAGCCGGCCATGGTCGAAGGGCTGCAGGGATCGCTGGCCCAGACCTACGTACTGGACCTGATCCACTTCCTCCACCTCAGCCGCAAGACCGGGGAGCTTCATCTGCACCGCCACTCTCCCTCGGTCGAAGGGCGCGCGTTCTTCATGTCCGGAAGTCTCGTCCACGTCGTCGCCGACCGTCTCGAGGGCTTCGCCGCCCTGGTGGAGATCGCCGACTGGACGCAAGGCACCTTCAGCTTCGCGGAGAACGTGCTTTCGCCGCGCCGCACCATCGAAATGGCAGTGCCCCAGGCGCTCATGGAGGCCGTCCGCGTTCAGGACGAGCGCGCCGTGCAGAAGAACCAGTCGAAGGAAAGGAGCGAGACCATGCCAGCACAGACCAGAAGCTCGACCGACGTCCTCGAGGAGATCCTCAAGGTCCCCGGCGTCATCTCGGCCGTCGTGATCGGACGGGACGGATTCATGATCGAGTCCGCCGGCGCGTCCTCCAGCATCTCGATCGACAACCTCGGTGCCTCGCTTGCCCACGCCGTCAACGGCCTGGAAGAGATGGGCGCCGAGCTGTCGGTCAACAAGTTCCAGGACCTCTTCGTCGAGTACGGACGCGCCGTGATCATGTGCCGGCCGATCGGCGACGCCATCGTCGCCGTCATCGCCCCCGACGCTTCGAAACTGGGGATCATCCGCCACAAGGTCAAGCCGCTCGTCGACGAGCTCGGACACCTGTTCTAG
- a CDS encoding HD domain-containing protein produces the protein MSEPVRVLQVEDSEDDALLVVRELRRGGLEVAARRVDTVADLELALSQGHWDIVLSDFALPGFDALTVVEVVRRRERELPVVVVSGAVGEDLAVGAMRAGARDCVMKERLTRLNEAVQRELAAAGKRRLRERTERTYRALVDGSHEGLALLQNGLLAFVNPAAAALLGTTVKDLLLWEWEELMGRFASDDRSRLEECLARVAREQVMERLVVRTHASGGSERSLVFAASPSTFDDRPAIQVTLSDVTESRQHEREQRVMALVASRFRVARTRGQLMSLLLDAVAELLGSDRAVVALADECGSAGCVAAGAGAWSGRRGEPLSVDPAVAAVELGLGGMADALALPWRVAATSGSPAGAGTSLAAGERFEGAIWIGRAVDFTEADLRVLAVVAEIGAAALRRIGLFEELERSHRELAIAYDRILESWGRALELRDRDTEGHTRRVARLAMRLGRELGLDEIALADLRRGALLHDIGKIAIPDSILHKPGPLDTAERTMMELHPAYAREMLLPIPHLRHALDVPYSHHERWDGTGYPLGLRGTEIPLAARVFAVVDVWDALGSDRPYRRAWSRKRIVEHLEENAGRLFDPQVVQAFLQLVRSGTRDLEREGAIRARTSRRTGPRTRSAARSGPRAVPPTPSVSR, from the coding sequence GTGAGCGAACCGGTGAGGGTCCTGCAGGTCGAAGATTCCGAAGACGACGCGTTACTCGTCGTTCGCGAGCTGCGCCGCGGCGGTCTCGAGGTCGCAGCTCGGCGCGTCGACACGGTCGCGGACTTGGAGCTGGCACTCTCGCAGGGGCACTGGGACATCGTCCTCTCGGATTTCGCTCTGCCCGGCTTCGATGCGCTCACCGTCGTCGAAGTCGTGCGCCGGCGCGAGCGCGAGCTGCCGGTGGTGGTCGTGTCGGGTGCCGTCGGCGAAGACCTGGCGGTCGGGGCAATGCGGGCCGGGGCCCGCGACTGCGTGATGAAGGAACGGCTCACCCGACTCAACGAGGCCGTGCAGCGCGAGCTGGCCGCCGCCGGGAAGCGGCGCCTCCGCGAGCGCACCGAGCGCACCTATCGCGCTCTCGTGGACGGTTCGCACGAAGGCCTCGCGTTGCTGCAGAACGGGCTCCTGGCCTTCGTCAACCCGGCGGCCGCGGCCCTGCTCGGCACCACCGTCAAGGATCTCCTGCTGTGGGAATGGGAGGAACTGATGGGGCGGTTCGCGTCCGACGACCGTTCCCGGCTGGAGGAGTGCCTCGCCCGCGTGGCGCGCGAGCAGGTCATGGAGCGGCTGGTGGTTCGCACCCACGCTTCGGGCGGGTCGGAACGCAGCCTGGTTTTCGCGGCCTCGCCCTCGACCTTCGACGACCGGCCGGCGATCCAGGTGACGCTCAGCGACGTCACCGAGAGCCGGCAGCACGAGCGGGAACAGCGGGTCATGGCGCTCGTCGCCTCCCGCTTCCGTGTCGCCCGGACGCGTGGCCAGCTGATGTCGCTCCTGCTCGACGCCGTCGCCGAGTTGCTGGGGTCCGACCGGGCGGTGGTGGCCCTGGCCGACGAATGCGGGAGCGCCGGATGCGTCGCCGCCGGAGCCGGTGCGTGGAGCGGGCGCCGCGGCGAGCCGCTTTCGGTCGATCCGGCGGTCGCCGCCGTCGAGCTCGGTCTCGGGGGCATGGCGGACGCGCTCGCCTTGCCCTGGCGCGTCGCGGCGACGAGCGGCAGTCCGGCGGGGGCCGGGACCTCGCTCGCCGCCGGGGAGCGGTTCGAAGGCGCGATCTGGATCGGCCGGGCGGTCGACTTCACCGAGGCCGATCTCCGCGTCCTGGCGGTCGTGGCGGAGATCGGTGCCGCCGCCCTGCGCCGCATCGGGCTGTTCGAGGAGCTCGAGCGGTCCCACCGCGAGCTCGCCATCGCCTACGACCGGATCCTCGAGAGCTGGGGACGGGCGCTCGAGCTGCGCGACCGGGACACCGAAGGCCACACGCGGCGGGTGGCGCGCCTGGCGATGCGGCTGGGTCGGGAGCTCGGGCTCGACGAGATCGCTCTCGCGGATCTGCGGCGAGGCGCGCTGCTGCACGACATCGGCAAGATCGCGATTCCGGACAGCATTCTGCACAAGCCGGGGCCGCTCGACACGGCCGAGCGCACCATGATGGAGCTGCATCCCGCCTACGCGCGCGAGATGCTGCTGCCGATTCCCCACCTCCGGCACGCCCTCGACGTGCCCTATTCGCACCATGAACGCTGGGATGGCACGGGCTATCCGCTCGGGCTGCGCGGGACCGAGATCCCGCTCGCCGCGCGGGTGTTCGCCGTCGTCGACGTCTGGGACGCGCTGGGCTCGGACCGGCCCTACCGTCGAGCCTGGTCGCGGAAACGGATCGTCGAGCACCTCGAGGAGAATGCGGGCCGTCTCTTCGACCCGCAGGTGGTCCAGGCGTTTCTTCAGCTCGTCCGGAGTGGCACTAGGGACCTGGAACGGGAGGGGGCAATCCGAGCCCGGACATCTCGGCGAACAGGGCCGCGCACTCGCTCCGCCGCCAGAAGTGGTCCTCGAGCAGTGCCGCCGACGCCGTCAGTGTCTCGATGA
- a CDS encoding PAS domain S-box protein — protein sequence MTRRPHQAERPLRVLHVEDSADDALLVRRALERGEIGARVLRVDTWEELSAALSQHWDIALCDYSLPALGGDVALAMLADRRPELPVLVVSGEIGEDDAAQIIRGGARDFIPKSALGRLAPAIRREVASAMRARELRRSEEAYRDLVEGSIQAIVILQRGRIVFVNPAATRFYGGTTQELLSLQPDEVTRLLHPQDRQRVWGAVGELRRGRRESLAGIEFRLLRRDGEQRTLEFSATRGQFAERPAVLVTLIDVTQAQQLREALIRGREEWETVFDSVPQSIAIADRELRLRRANRNLAERLGAPYRALLGRRFDELIGGGASYGDATDAVLQAGGGAGRDVVVDSAPLGGDFRFSITPFLDSRGNVVGTVHVGRDVTAQRRGEELARRRAAVEQTELIFRTFRHEVGNLLNTLRVTLDVLERNVDRFDGARREAYFSRCRESLSLADNLLETLRRYHAVDHVRVAPLEVAPFLRAFGGLLFEGPTQHGLRCQLESCKEGVAVLADRDALLRVLLNLIDNAQAATAGVDDPCVSLTCSVSASEVLLGVADNGHGISEEDQERVFNPFFTTKPRGSGMGLAIVQRLVHKMGARLALRSVQGRGTSISLIFPRLDLAAGAAPPLLHQVPIGAPG from the coding sequence GTGACACGCCGACCTCACCAAGCGGAAAGACCCCTTCGGGTTCTGCACGTCGAGGACTCTGCCGACGACGCGTTGCTCGTCCGGCGAGCGCTCGAACGAGGGGAGATCGGCGCTCGGGTGCTGCGCGTCGACACCTGGGAGGAGCTCTCCGCCGCGCTCTCGCAACACTGGGACATCGCGCTGTGCGACTACTCGCTTCCCGCACTCGGCGGCGATGTCGCCTTGGCCATGCTGGCCGATCGGCGCCCGGAGCTCCCCGTGCTGGTGGTCTCGGGGGAGATCGGCGAAGACGATGCGGCCCAGATCATCCGCGGCGGGGCACGCGACTTCATCCCCAAGTCCGCCCTCGGCCGGCTCGCCCCGGCGATCCGCCGCGAGGTCGCCTCGGCCATGCGCGCCCGCGAGCTGCGTCGATCGGAGGAGGCCTATCGCGATCTCGTCGAAGGCTCGATCCAGGCGATCGTCATCCTGCAGCGCGGCAGGATCGTCTTCGTCAACCCGGCGGCGACCCGGTTCTACGGTGGCACGACGCAGGAGCTGCTCTCGCTCCAACCGGACGAGGTCACCCGACTGCTCCATCCCCAGGACCGGCAGCGCGTCTGGGGAGCCGTCGGCGAGCTCCGACGGGGCCGGCGCGAGTCGCTCGCCGGGATCGAGTTCCGCCTGCTCCGGCGCGATGGCGAGCAGCGCACGCTCGAGTTCTCCGCCACGCGCGGGCAGTTCGCCGAACGCCCTGCGGTGCTGGTCACGCTGATCGACGTCACGCAGGCCCAGCAGCTGCGCGAAGCGTTGATCCGCGGCCGGGAAGAATGGGAGACCGTCTTCGACAGCGTGCCGCAGTCGATCGCCATCGCCGACCGCGAGCTCCGTCTGCGCCGCGCCAACCGGAACCTCGCCGAGCGGCTCGGCGCTCCCTACCGTGCCCTGCTCGGCCGCCGGTTCGACGAGCTGATCGGCGGTGGCGCGAGTTACGGCGACGCCACGGACGCCGTGCTCCAGGCGGGGGGCGGAGCGGGTCGTGACGTGGTGGTCGACAGTGCGCCGCTCGGCGGCGACTTTCGCTTTAGCATCACCCCCTTCCTCGACAGCCGCGGCAACGTCGTCGGCACGGTCCACGTCGGCCGCGACGTCACGGCACAGCGCCGCGGCGAGGAGCTGGCGCGCCGCCGCGCCGCCGTCGAGCAGACAGAGCTGATCTTCCGTACCTTCCGCCACGAGGTCGGCAATCTCCTGAACACGCTGCGGGTGACGCTCGACGTGCTCGAGCGCAATGTCGACCGCTTCGACGGTGCACGGCGCGAGGCCTACTTCTCCCGCTGTCGCGAGAGCCTGAGCCTCGCCGACAACCTTCTCGAGACCCTGAGGCGCTACCATGCCGTCGACCACGTGCGCGTCGCTCCCCTCGAAGTGGCGCCCTTCCTGCGCGCCTTCGGCGGCCTGCTCTTCGAGGGTCCGACCCAACATGGTCTGCGCTGCCAGCTCGAGAGCTGCAAGGAAGGAGTCGCGGTCTTGGCCGACCGCGATGCCCTGTTGCGGGTGCTGCTCAACCTGATCGACAACGCTCAGGCGGCCACCGCCGGCGTGGACGATCCCTGCGTCTCGCTCACCTGCTCGGTTTCCGCAAGCGAAGTGCTGCTCGGCGTCGCCGACAACGGCCACGGAATCTCCGAGGAGGACCAGGAGCGAGTGTTCAATCCGTTCTTCACCACCAAGCCACGCGGCTCCGGCATGGGACTGGCGATCGTCCAGCGGCTCGTCCACAAGATGGGAGCCCGACTCGCCCTGCGGAGCGTCCAGGGTCGCGGCACCTCCATCAGCCTGATCTTCCCGCGCCTCGATCTGGCTGCAGGCGCCGCCCCGCCGTTGCTCCACCAGGTGCCGATCGGAGCGCCGGGTTGA
- a CDS encoding aminotransferase class V-fold PLP-dependent enzyme, with the protein MDEIYLNHAATSYPKPPAVIAAVSGWLSRPPADPGRGASLAPDLRRTCREALARLFDVAAAEQIVLPPSATHGANLVLLGRLTARSHVVCTRLEHNSVLRPIAHRSRDAGVQVSWIGLDRAGQVSPDAVRDALCPGTRLVVVSHASNVSGGLQPVEAICDVAARAGVPVLVDACQSSGAIPISHRSLPGKVYLLASGHKGLLGPPGIGVLVVPDDSLPQTVVGGTGSHSEARLHPAQLPLRHEAGTPPWPAIAGLTAAVEVVAAGGIDAAGRHRHELASQLADELAAIDGVAVVPVARGDRRSGIVSFTLRGWSPESVADALERAFGIHARAGLHCAPLIHADLGTAPLGTVRASVGWGSERGHVRALASAVAEMARG; encoded by the coding sequence ATGGACGAGATCTACCTCAACCACGCCGCGACCTCGTACCCCAAGCCCCCCGCGGTGATCGCCGCAGTGAGCGGCTGGCTCAGCCGGCCGCCCGCCGACCCGGGGCGCGGCGCAAGCCTCGCCCCCGACCTTCGTCGGACCTGTCGCGAGGCGCTCGCGCGCCTCTTCGACGTCGCCGCGGCCGAGCAGATCGTGCTCCCCCCGAGCGCCACGCACGGGGCCAACCTCGTCCTGCTCGGCCGGCTCACCGCGCGCTCACACGTCGTCTGCACGCGGCTCGAGCACAACTCCGTCCTGCGCCCGATCGCCCACCGCTCCCGGGATGCCGGCGTGCAGGTGAGCTGGATCGGCCTGGACCGCGCGGGCCAGGTCTCGCCGGACGCCGTCCGCGACGCGCTCTGTCCCGGCACGCGCCTGGTCGTCGTCTCCCACGCGTCGAACGTCTCCGGCGGTCTGCAGCCGGTCGAAGCGATTTGCGATGTCGCCGCCCGCGCCGGCGTGCCGGTGCTCGTCGACGCCTGCCAGAGCTCCGGCGCAATTCCGATTTCTCACCGTTCGCTGCCCGGCAAGGTGTACCTCCTGGCCTCCGGTCACAAGGGGCTGCTCGGACCGCCGGGCATCGGCGTCCTGGTCGTGCCGGACGACTCGCTGCCGCAGACTGTCGTCGGGGGAACCGGATCGCACAGCGAAGCGCGACTCCATCCCGCGCAGCTGCCCCTGCGGCACGAAGCCGGCACTCCGCCCTGGCCCGCGATCGCCGGCCTCACCGCGGCCGTCGAGGTCGTCGCGGCCGGCGGCATCGACGCCGCCGGAAGGCACCGGCACGAGCTCGCCTCGCAGTTGGCCGACGAGCTCGCCGCGATCGACGGGGTCGCGGTCGTGCCCGTCGCACGGGGCGACCGGCGATCCGGCATCGTCTCCTTCACCCTGCGCGGCTGGAGCCCGGAGTCGGTCGCCGACGCGCTCGAGCGGGCGTTCGGCATCCATGCTCGCGCCGGCCTCCACTGCGCTCCGCTCATTCATGCCGACCTCGGCACGGCACCGCTCGGCACCGTCCGCGCCAGCGTCGGCTGGGGAAGCGAACGCGGCCACGTCCGGGCGCTCGCCTCCGCCGTGGCAGAGATGGCGCGAGGCTGA
- a CDS encoding sigma-54-dependent Fis family transcriptional regulator has translation MSSSTPRRTLLIVDDDVGLCASLADGLASPRLEVLQAHDAARGLALCTSRLVDLVLLDQNLPDGTGVALCPRILEQNERTKILFMTAFPSFEHAVEAIRVGACDYLAKPFSLAEVEHAIDKVQNLSRLELIEQAHQRCVAEQGGSIALEGSSRPMLELLHLARVAAASDAPVLITGETGTGKSHLARQIHEQGPRHSEPFVSVNCSALPESLAESELFGHERGSFTGAATARRGVFEMAERGTVLLDEIGTMPLSLQPKLLAILEDGALRRVGGEAVRPVQARILAASNSDLEGDVEAGRFRRDLYYRLCVLRLHVPSLRDRPDDLPELCRSLLARLGARHRTLPAGEIESLARYSWPGNVRELRNVLERALLLQRGETLAPSLLLSRTESVSAPAPAPTPAGDGAPSATLAAVEAAHIRAVLARCGGNQTRTAAALGIALSTLKRKLHDLR, from the coding sequence ATGTCGTCCTCCACGCCACGCCGGACCCTGCTCATCGTCGACGACGACGTCGGGCTGTGCGCCAGTCTCGCCGACGGCCTCGCGAGCCCGCGCCTCGAGGTGCTGCAGGCGCACGACGCTGCCCGCGGCTTGGCCCTCTGCACTTCGCGCCTGGTCGACCTGGTCCTGCTCGACCAGAACCTGCCGGACGGCACGGGCGTCGCGCTCTGTCCGCGGATCCTCGAGCAGAACGAACGGACCAAGATCCTCTTCATGACCGCGTTTCCGTCGTTCGAGCACGCGGTGGAGGCGATCCGCGTCGGCGCCTGCGACTACCTGGCCAAACCGTTCTCGCTGGCCGAAGTCGAGCACGCGATCGACAAGGTCCAGAACCTCAGCCGGCTCGAGCTGATCGAACAGGCGCATCAGCGCTGCGTCGCCGAGCAGGGCGGGTCCATCGCCCTCGAAGGCAGCTCGCGCCCGATGCTCGAGCTCCTCCATCTCGCCCGGGTCGCCGCCGCCTCGGATGCGCCGGTCCTCATCACCGGCGAGACGGGAACCGGCAAGAGCCATCTGGCGCGACAGATCCACGAGCAGGGGCCACGGCACAGCGAGCCGTTCGTCAGCGTCAACTGCAGCGCCCTGCCGGAGAGCCTGGCGGAATCGGAGCTCTTCGGCCACGAACGGGGCTCCTTCACCGGCGCCGCGACGGCGCGTCGCGGCGTCTTCGAGATGGCCGAGCGCGGCACGGTGCTGCTCGACGAGATCGGCACGATGCCCCTCTCCCTGCAGCCGAAGCTCCTCGCGATCCTCGAGGACGGGGCGCTGCGCCGCGTCGGCGGCGAAGCGGTACGCCCCGTCCAGGCACGGATCCTCGCCGCCTCGAACTCCGACCTCGAGGGGGATGTCGAAGCCGGGCGCTTCCGGCGCGATCTCTACTACCGCCTTTGCGTCCTGCGCCTGCACGTCCCGTCCCTGCGCGATCGCCCGGACGATCTCCCCGAGCTCTGCCGCTCGCTCCTCGCCCGCCTCGGTGCCCGGCACCGGACGTTGCCCGCCGGAGAGATCGAGAGTCTCGCCCGCTACTCCTGGCCCGGAAACGTGCGCGAGCTGCGCAACGTGCTCGAACGCGCCCTGCTGCTGCAGCGGGGGGAAACACTCGCTCCCTCGCTGCTGCTGAGCCGGACCGAGAGCGTCTCGGCGCCGGCCCCCGCGCCGACCCCGGCAGGCGATGGCGCTCCGTCCGCGACGCTCGCGGCCGTGGAGGCGGCGCACATCCGCGCGGTGCTCGCCCGTTGCGGCGGCAACCAGACCCGGACGGCTGCCGCGCTGGGAATCGCCCTCTCGACGCTCAAGCGCAAGCTCCACGACCTGCGCTGA